One segment of Desulfonatronum sp. SC1 DNA contains the following:
- a CDS encoding NAD(P)-dependent oxidoreductase: MTTDMITVTPETTRIGWIGTGVMGVSMCGHLLDAGYKAVVFTRTKAKALPLLEKGASWADSPRAVAEAADVVFTIVGFPPDVREVYFGEQGLLAGLKSGRACVDMTTTSPSLAVEIAEAARQRGANALDAPVSGGDVGARSAKLSIMVGGDDAAFQTVLSLFKLMGVNIVHQGAAGAGQHSKMCNQIIIAGTMIGVCESLVYAAAAGLEPTKVLESVTKGAANCWSLENLAPRILKGDYAPGFMIDHFIKDMGIALEESRRMGIHLPGLDLVERLYKKASELGHGRDGTQALYQALKAMKP, encoded by the coding sequence ATGACCACGGATATGATTACCGTAACGCCGGAAACCACGCGGATTGGATGGATCGGGACCGGGGTGATGGGGGTGTCCATGTGCGGGCATCTTCTGGACGCCGGATACAAGGCCGTGGTGTTCACCCGGACCAAGGCCAAGGCTCTGCCCTTGCTGGAAAAAGGCGCAAGCTGGGCCGATTCGCCCAGGGCCGTGGCCGAAGCCGCGGACGTGGTGTTCACCATTGTCGGCTTCCCTCCGGACGTCCGGGAAGTATATTTTGGAGAGCAAGGGCTTTTGGCCGGTCTGAAATCGGGCCGGGCCTGCGTGGACATGACCACCACCAGTCCCAGTCTGGCCGTGGAGATCGCCGAAGCCGCCCGGCAACGCGGCGCGAACGCCTTGGACGCTCCGGTATCCGGAGGGGACGTGGGCGCACGGAGCGCCAAACTGTCCATCATGGTCGGCGGGGATGATGCGGCCTTTCAGACCGTGCTTTCCCTGTTCAAGCTGATGGGCGTGAACATCGTCCACCAGGGAGCGGCCGGAGCTGGCCAGCACTCCAAGATGTGCAACCAGATCATCATTGCCGGGACCATGATCGGGGTCTGCGAAAGCTTGGTCTATGCCGCGGCGGCCGGATTAGAGCCCACCAAGGTCCTGGAGTCCGTGACAAAAGGCGCGGCCAACTGTTGGAGCCTGGAAAATCTGGCCCCACGCATCCTCAAGGGCGACTACGCCCCCGGGTTCATGATCGATCACTTCATCAAGGACATGGGCATTGCCCTGGAGGAATCCCGACGCATGGGCATCCACCTGCCCGGACTGGACCTGGTGGAGCGGCTGTACAAGAAAGCCTCGGAATTGGGCCACGGTCGCGACGGCACCCAGGCCCTGTATCAGGCCTTGAAAGCAATGAAACCGTAG
- the fliJ gene encoding flagellar export protein FliJ: MPKPFQFSLENVLDYRRQLVDNARLELAAAQRAYQAQAQRVEQIRAKLEEAASRMESRHLLPPDEFWLWSTYRERLLQDVQREEHHLQNLANRVASCRGELIQRSKDAKILERLRNKKALEFHAQEKSSEQKDLDEMATLRHQYKDL; encoded by the coding sequence ATGCCCAAGCCGTTTCAATTTTCCCTGGAAAATGTCCTGGACTACCGGCGGCAACTTGTGGACAATGCCCGGTTGGAACTGGCGGCGGCTCAGCGAGCTTATCAGGCTCAGGCCCAGAGGGTTGAACAGATTCGCGCCAAACTGGAAGAGGCCGCCAGCCGGATGGAAAGCCGCCATTTATTGCCTCCCGACGAGTTTTGGCTGTGGAGCACCTACCGGGAACGCCTTTTGCAAGATGTTCAGCGCGAAGAGCATCACCTGCAAAACTTGGCGAACCGGGTTGCCTCATGTCGGGGCGAACTGATCCAACGATCCAAGGACGCCAAGATCCTGGAACGACTCCGAAACAAAAAGGCCCTGGAATTCCATGCGCAAGAAAAAAGCAGCGAGCAAAAGGATCTCGATGAAATGGCAACCCTTCGGCACCAGTATAAAGATCTCTAA
- a CDS encoding MotE family protein: protein MKWQPFGTSIKISNLLAAVAVLSMCKLVFLAVWSGTGVADYPGSAVAEAVLAAPKPAHAQGSATEIPGAWDVAQAGASADAPDAAGQNVGASRQMAAQGDLSEEWQNLRRRQEEVQRQEQTLRALENELDAKLNRLQELESRIQGMIEEADVLKDRKIRHLVDVYSNMKPREAAKALEALEEPVAVKILSGMRGRNAGEVLSFVDAEKAARLTEALTRMQLPLQ, encoded by the coding sequence ATGAAATGGCAACCCTTCGGCACCAGTATAAAGATCTCTAACCTCCTGGCCGCAGTGGCCGTGCTGAGCATGTGCAAGCTGGTCTTTCTGGCCGTCTGGAGCGGGACCGGCGTTGCGGATTATCCGGGAAGCGCCGTGGCCGAAGCCGTCCTGGCCGCGCCGAAACCGGCCCACGCCCAGGGCTCGGCCACGGAAATCCCCGGAGCGTGGGACGTGGCCCAGGCCGGTGCGTCGGCCGACGCACCCGATGCGGCAGGCCAGAACGTCGGCGCATCGCGACAAATGGCGGCCCAGGGCGACCTCTCGGAGGAGTGGCAAAATTTGCGGCGACGTCAGGAGGAGGTTCAGCGCCAGGAACAAACCTTGCGCGCTCTGGAAAACGAACTCGACGCCAAGCTGAATCGCCTCCAGGAACTGGAGTCGCGGATTCAGGGCATGATCGAGGAAGCGGACGTGCTCAAGGACCGCAAGATCAGACATCTTGTGGACGTCTACTCCAATATGAAGCCTCGGGAGGCGGCGAAGGCGCTGGAAGCTTTGGAAGAGCCCGTGGCCGTCAAAATTTTGTCCGGCATGCGCGGCCGCAACGCCGGCGAGGTGCTCTCCTTCGTGGACGCGGAAAAAGCCGCCCGCCTGACCGAAGCCCTGACCAGGATGCAGCTTCCCTTGCAGTAA
- a CDS encoding adenosylcobinamide-GDP ribazoletransferase: MRIWHEFILAAGFLTRLAPARIADIDTLGRGVRWFPLVGLYLGFVAALPFMLGLGEGRPWIQGWLWLGLTMVLTRGLHWDGWVDLCDAWGSGARGERFWEVLKDSRMGAFGGMGLVMGLAGYLVLLSEVFPYGAWGVLIWAPVLGRTAAVVLAWRTRKLGRPGLAGIFLTAATDRRVVWVAGTAMALGIAFVPWKVLLFSGLLCCAGLLFLIRLARIRGGVNGDFLGAGIVWGELSVFLGWILAGT, translated from the coding sequence TTGCGAATATGGCATGAGTTCATCCTGGCCGCCGGGTTCCTGACCCGGCTGGCCCCGGCCCGAATCGCCGACATCGACACTTTGGGACGAGGCGTGCGCTGGTTCCCCCTGGTTGGGCTGTACCTTGGCTTCGTCGCGGCACTGCCCTTCATGCTCGGCCTGGGCGAGGGTCGTCCATGGATTCAGGGTTGGCTGTGGCTGGGGCTGACCATGGTTTTGACGCGCGGCCTGCACTGGGACGGCTGGGTCGACCTGTGCGACGCATGGGGTAGCGGAGCCCGGGGGGAGCGATTCTGGGAGGTGCTCAAGGACAGCCGGATGGGAGCCTTCGGAGGGATGGGGCTGGTCATGGGGCTGGCGGGGTACTTGGTTCTGTTGTCGGAAGTGTTTCCGTACGGAGCGTGGGGAGTGCTGATCTGGGCTCCCGTCCTGGGACGGACCGCCGCCGTGGTCCTGGCCTGGCGGACCCGAAAGTTGGGCCGACCGGGCTTGGCCGGGATTTTCTTGACCGCTGCCACGGACCGGCGTGTAGTCTGGGTCGCTGGAACGGCCATGGCCCTGGGAATTGCGTTCGTGCCGTGGAAGGTGCTCTTATTCAGCGGCCTGCTGTGTTGCGCGGGCCTGCTGTTTTTGATCCGTCTGGCACGAATCCGGGGAGGCGTGAACGGCGACTTCCTGGGAGCCGGAATCGTCTGGGGCGAACTGAGCGTTTTTCTCGGATGGATACTCGCCGGAACATGA